From a single Cyclobacterium marinum DSM 745 genomic region:
- a CDS encoding mechanosensitive ion channel family protein: METEKSSIEVNERRKRIIFVLKVLAYFAFLVLQETIEPSKNLLYSRLYNIADALTFLLAGNILVSLGRIFLVRFYLRKTKTISLHNNFVLGINRIAHLLNVIILLIALMIFFEIDPKEFLSSITIVAAAIALLSRDYIINMLNGLIIMFSDQITLGDYIRVGEHQGRIKDITLLNVVLLNEDHDLVMIPNSLMLTANVVNYSRQNIRKLTFDFETTNHSSLDVDEMEKKLKLIIEPYNKEVLSESLSLKTISILKDIVKMKLQVQLSNPSKESERKIRRIINQSIIKLSGDEIK; the protein is encoded by the coding sequence ATGGAAACTGAAAAAAGCAGTATTGAGGTCAATGAGCGTAGAAAGCGGATAATATTTGTTTTGAAGGTCCTTGCTTACTTTGCTTTTCTAGTCTTGCAAGAAACTATAGAACCAAGCAAAAACTTGTTGTACTCCAGGCTTTACAATATAGCAGATGCTTTAACTTTTCTTCTCGCTGGTAATATTCTCGTCTCTCTAGGTAGAATATTTTTGGTTAGGTTTTATTTAAGAAAAACCAAAACCATCTCTCTTCATAACAATTTTGTTTTGGGAATTAATAGAATTGCTCACTTGTTAAATGTGATTATTCTGTTGATCGCCTTGATGATATTTTTTGAAATCGATCCCAAAGAATTCCTTTCGAGCATTACCATAGTTGCTGCTGCTATTGCTTTACTATCCAGAGATTACATCATTAACATGCTCAATGGGCTTATTATTATGTTTTCTGATCAAATTACCCTTGGTGACTATATTAGAGTAGGAGAACATCAAGGACGAATCAAAGACATCACCTTATTAAATGTGGTATTGCTAAATGAAGATCATGATCTGGTAATGATACCTAATAGTCTGATGCTCACAGCCAATGTAGTGAACTACAGCAGGCAAAATATAAGGAAATTAACCTTTGATTTTGAGACCACCAACCATTCATCTTTGGATGTGGATGAAATGGAGAAAAAGCTAAAATTAATCATCGAACCCTACAACAAAGAAGTACTTAGTGAAAGTCTCTCTCTCAAGACGATAAGCATTTTAAAGGATATTGTAAAAATGAAACTACAAGTCCAACTAAGTAACCCTTCCAAGGAATCTGAAAGGAAAATTAGACGCATTATCAACCAATCTATCATAAAGTTATCCGGCGATGAAATCAAATGA
- a CDS encoding SDR family NAD(P)-dependent oxidoreductase, whose amino-acid sequence MNRNIIITGSAGNLGSAVVSKFKREGFKVIAITIPGSDQEVEEADDVYQVDVTEEQSVKDFSKEYQMQYGSLECMALLVGGFAMGGIEQTSSKDMEDMIQLNFFSAFNMVKHFLPLMRKANNGTFLFVGAKPALNAGEGKDVLAYALSKSMVMNLADLIANETADSKIRSHVFVPSIIDTPQNRASMPDSDFSDWVKPFEIAEAMHYAATNAALRNMTFKLYGGVI is encoded by the coding sequence ATGAATAGAAATATAATCATCACCGGAAGTGCAGGCAATTTGGGAAGTGCTGTAGTAAGTAAATTTAAAAGAGAAGGTTTTAAAGTTATTGCCATTACCATTCCGGGGAGTGATCAGGAAGTAGAAGAGGCTGATGATGTCTACCAAGTTGATGTTACTGAAGAACAATCTGTTAAAGATTTTAGTAAGGAATACCAAATGCAGTATGGGAGTCTTGAATGCATGGCATTGTTGGTAGGAGGTTTTGCTATGGGTGGGATAGAACAAACATCCAGCAAAGACATGGAGGATATGATCCAATTGAATTTTTTTAGTGCATTCAATATGGTTAAACATTTTTTACCGTTAATGAGAAAGGCCAATAATGGAACATTTTTGTTTGTGGGGGCTAAACCTGCATTAAATGCCGGTGAAGGAAAAGATGTTTTGGCATATGCTTTGAGCAAAAGTATGGTAATGAATTTAGCAGACCTTATTGCCAATGAAACTGCAGATTCTAAAATCAGATCTCATGTTTTTGTTCCAAGTATAATTGATACGCCACAAAATAGAGCCTCCATGCCAGATTCGGATTTTTCAGATTGGGTAAAACCTTTTGAAATTGCTGAAGCCATGCATTACGCAGCCACCAATGCTGCATTAAGGAACATGACCTTTAAGTTGTATGGTGGTGTCATTTAA
- a CDS encoding ATP-dependent Clp protease adaptor ClpS codes for MKPLEHLFESEEELLVEELVDKEEHDLVVFNDDVNTFDHVSKVLIKVCKHTQEQAEQCTMIIHYKGKCSVKKGSVSKLKPMCESILEAGIQATIV; via the coding sequence ATGAAACCTTTAGAACATTTATTTGAATCCGAAGAAGAATTACTCGTAGAAGAACTTGTAGACAAGGAAGAACATGACTTGGTGGTTTTTAATGATGATGTCAACACTTTTGATCATGTATCCAAGGTTTTAATTAAAGTTTGTAAGCATACTCAAGAACAGGCGGAGCAATGCACAATGATCATTCATTATAAAGGCAAATGTTCTGTGAAAAAAGGAAGTGTAAGTAAACTTAAGCCAATGTGTGAATCTATTCTTGAAGCAGGCATCCAGGCGACAATTGTTTAA
- a CDS encoding sugar transferase, whose protein sequence is MSTTITEKKPPASGRKYIPKTNKSKGLYIKNFPDAIFNESQQLLKRTFDVTLSIVLTVLIFSWLFPLIGLLIKLTSSGPVFFQQLRHGKDNVPFYCYKFRTMYVNDQADTKQATKDDPRITWIGKFLRKSSLDELPQFFNVIKGEMSIVGPRPHAMPMNYKFSAEIDNFMFRHTVKPGITGLAQAKGFRGETKDFYDIYSRCKLDIFYVKNWSPILDIKIIIWTVFSLLLSKNDVY, encoded by the coding sequence ATGTCCACTACAATCACCGAAAAAAAACCACCTGCCTCGGGCAGAAAATACATTCCGAAAACAAATAAGTCAAAGGGACTATATATAAAAAATTTCCCGGATGCAATTTTTAATGAATCTCAGCAATTACTCAAAAGAACCTTTGATGTAACATTAAGTATTGTATTAACGGTATTGATCTTTTCTTGGCTGTTTCCCTTAATTGGATTATTAATTAAACTAACTTCTTCAGGACCCGTATTTTTTCAACAATTGAGACATGGGAAAGATAATGTCCCCTTTTATTGTTATAAATTCAGGACAATGTATGTCAATGATCAGGCGGATACCAAGCAAGCGACTAAGGATGACCCAAGAATTACTTGGATCGGGAAATTTTTAAGAAAATCTAGCTTAGATGAACTACCGCAATTCTTTAATGTAATCAAAGGTGAGATGTCTATCGTGGGCCCTCGCCCTCATGCTATGCCGATGAACTATAAATTTTCTGCAGAAATTGATAATTTCATGTTTCGTCATACAGTAAAACCGGGCATTACAGGCTTGGCACAAGCCAAAGGGTTTAGAGGAGAAACGAAAGATTTTTATGACATCTATTCCAGATGTAAGTTAGATATCTTTTATGTCAAAAATTGGTCGCCAATATTAGATATTAAAATCATTATCTGGACCGTCTTCTCATTGCTTTTAAGCAAGAATGACGTTTATTAA
- a CDS encoding homoserine kinase codes for MDKQKVTAFAPATVANVSCGFDILGFAIEDLGDKVSVALSDKPGVRVVKIEGDNGKLPYESEKNTCSVAVKAMVEDLGFEGGLEIELYKGLPLGSGMGSSAASAVAALVATNTLLGNPYEKKDLLPFGIESERIACGAGHADNISPSLLGGFVLIREYQPLDVIPLHVPRGLYCTLIHPHLELNTSDSRSVLRRNVTLQDATTQSGNIAGLVAGLFQEDMALISRSLNDVIAEPSRSILIPGYDEVKVGIVPAGALGCGISGSGPTLFVLSPTEEIAWEVSRLSQQVFDKLQLPIDLYVSAINTRGAYIVEEEI; via the coding sequence ATGGACAAGCAAAAAGTTACTGCATTTGCACCAGCTACTGTAGCCAATGTTTCTTGCGGATTTGATATTTTAGGTTTTGCAATTGAGGATTTAGGAGACAAGGTAAGTGTAGCCCTTTCCGATAAACCAGGGGTTCGGGTTGTTAAAATTGAAGGTGACAACGGGAAGTTACCTTATGAATCAGAAAAAAACACCTGTAGTGTTGCTGTTAAAGCAATGGTTGAAGACCTTGGTTTTGAAGGTGGTTTAGAAATAGAGTTGTACAAAGGATTGCCCTTAGGGAGTGGGATGGGGTCAAGTGCAGCAAGTGCTGTTGCTGCCTTGGTAGCTACCAATACGCTACTGGGAAATCCCTATGAAAAAAAGGATTTATTGCCATTCGGTATTGAGTCTGAAAGGATTGCTTGTGGTGCAGGACATGCCGACAACATTTCCCCTTCTTTATTGGGTGGTTTCGTTTTGATTCGTGAATACCAACCTTTAGATGTCATTCCATTACATGTTCCTAGAGGACTATATTGTACCTTGATTCACCCACATTTGGAATTGAATACCTCTGATTCAAGAAGTGTTTTAAGAAGAAATGTAACTTTGCAAGATGCAACAACCCAATCGGGTAATATTGCAGGTCTCGTGGCCGGGTTGTTTCAGGAAGACATGGCCTTAATTAGCCGTTCCCTGAATGATGTGATAGCAGAACCTTCCAGGTCTATTTTAATTCCTGGTTATGATGAAGTAAAGGTAGGAATTGTTCCTGCTGGGGCTTTGGGATGTGGTATTTCAGGTTCCGGACCTACACTATTTGTGTTGTCTCCTACGGAGGAAATTGCTTGGGAGGTAAGCCGGCTTTCCCAACAAGTGTTTGATAAATTACAACTGCCCATAGATCTATATGTTTCCGCTATCAATACTAGAGGAGCGTATATCGTTGAAGAAGAAATTTAA
- the recR gene encoding recombination mediator RecR has protein sequence MNFPSKLIEDAVTEISRLPGIGKKTALRLTLHLLKQKEPVTTALTDSLLNLRKNIQYCEVCHNISDSTICSICEGNKRDKSVICVVEDLPDVLAIENTNQYTGLYHVLGGVISPIQGIGPDELKIESLIKRIDSPSNETPVDEIILALPATMEGDTTSFFITRKLKDKNIKVSSIARGIPVGSELEYTDEITLGRSILTRIKYSTE, from the coding sequence TTGAACTTTCCTTCCAAATTAATTGAAGATGCTGTAACAGAGATAAGTCGACTTCCCGGCATTGGAAAAAAAACTGCCCTACGACTTACATTACATTTGCTCAAACAAAAGGAGCCTGTAACTACAGCGCTTACAGATTCATTATTAAACCTTCGTAAAAACATTCAATACTGTGAAGTCTGTCACAATATTTCAGACAGTACCATTTGCAGCATATGCGAGGGGAATAAAAGGGACAAAAGTGTAATCTGTGTGGTGGAAGACCTTCCAGATGTATTGGCTATAGAAAATACCAACCAATATACAGGGCTGTACCATGTTTTGGGAGGGGTTATCTCTCCTATCCAAGGAATTGGGCCTGATGAACTGAAGATTGAATCACTAATCAAACGCATCGATTCTCCCAGCAATGAAACTCCTGTCGATGAGATTATTTTGGCCCTTCCGGCTACCATGGAGGGTGATACTACTTCTTTTTTTATCACCAGAAAATTAAAAGATAAAAACATTAAAGTTTCTTCCATCGCCAGAGGTATACCTGTTGGAAGCGAATTAGAGTATACGGATGAAATCACCTTAGGGAGAAGTATTCTGACTCGCATAAAATATTCTACAGAATAA
- a CDS encoding head GIN domain-containing protein, whose amino-acid sequence MKTTILSLLIVVMAFIGAKAQTNTETRTLNAFDQLDVSDAIEVELQKGEKQEITITASGIGLDQIVSSVDKRRLELEVDGSKPKSSAVKVVVTYVQLNEIEVSSGAKVFVKDLIENKDIDLTVASNGYLEIEVKAENLMLEAETNARMFVKGTAVNLDYNAFTNAEIDGEELVVEHAEIRTNTNASGVFEVTESLKGTAATRGRVNYKGEPKIIDVKESIGGAIEKL is encoded by the coding sequence ATGAAAACGACTATTTTATCCCTTCTTATTGTGGTAATGGCTTTTATTGGAGCCAAAGCCCAAACCAATACTGAGACAAGAACGCTTAATGCTTTTGATCAACTAGATGTTAGTGATGCCATAGAGGTGGAACTTCAAAAAGGGGAAAAGCAAGAAATTACCATTACTGCTTCGGGAATTGGTCTTGACCAAATAGTTTCTTCAGTGGATAAGAGGAGATTGGAACTTGAAGTGGATGGGAGTAAACCCAAGTCCAGTGCTGTTAAGGTGGTAGTTACCTATGTTCAATTGAACGAGATCGAGGTGTCTTCCGGAGCCAAAGTTTTTGTAAAAGACCTGATAGAAAATAAGGACATTGACTTAACAGTTGCAAGTAATGGATACCTTGAAATCGAGGTGAAAGCTGAAAATTTAATGTTGGAAGCTGAAACCAATGCCAGAATGTTTGTCAAAGGAACTGCAGTTAATCTAGACTATAATGCCTTTACTAATGCAGAAATAGATGGAGAAGAGTTGGTGGTAGAGCATGCAGAAATTAGGACAAACACCAATGCGAGTGGTGTATTTGAAGTGACAGAATCGCTTAAAGGTACAGCAGCTACCAGAGGACGGGTTAATTATAAAGGAGAGCCGAAAATAATTGATGTCAAAGAAAGTATTGGAGGTGCCATTGAGAAATTATAA
- a CDS encoding MGMT family protein produces MKSNDNFFAQVYQVVRLIPSGKVTTYGAIAAYLGSKGSARMVGWAMNAAHGLKDVPAHRVVNRNGMLTGKNHFSTPNLMQELLEKEGIYVEDNTIINFENLFWDPALALEL; encoded by the coding sequence ATGAAATCAAATGACAACTTTTTCGCTCAAGTTTATCAGGTTGTAAGGCTTATCCCTTCGGGAAAAGTTACTACCTATGGTGCAATTGCTGCCTATCTTGGTAGCAAAGGCAGTGCACGAATGGTAGGCTGGGCGATGAATGCTGCTCATGGTTTAAAAGACGTACCTGCCCATAGAGTAGTGAACAGAAATGGAATGCTTACCGGAAAAAATCATTTTTCCACACCAAATTTGATGCAAGAACTCCTTGAAAAAGAGGGGATTTATGTGGAAGATAATACTATTATTAATTTTGAAAATTTATTTTGGGACCCGGCTTTAGCCTTAGAATTATAA
- a CDS encoding sodium:solute symporter, producing the protein MDSNLVLIVITFYFLLLFLISWFTSRDLTSDTFFTGDRKSPWFLVAFGMIGASLSGVTFISVPGEVGNSNFYYFQLVLGYTVGYAVIAKLLLPLYYKLNLVSIYAYLEERFGFWSYKTGAFFFILSRTLGSSIRVFLVAGVLQIILFDQWGIPFWVSVLITVTLIWLYTFRGGIKTVVWTDTLQTFFMLLAVLVSIVLVSKELNITGVGDLMVKVSEQPYSKIFNWDWKSGTNFFKQFFSGMFIVIVMTGLDQDMMQKNLTCRNLKDAQKNMFWFTNILVLVNLIFLALGVLLYMYAETNQIAIPERTDDLYPLLATSHFSTFAGIVFVLGITAAAYSSADSTLTALTTSFCYDFLQIDKNPDKEKALTTRKAVHLGFTLLMFFVILLFRWINDQSVINAVFLIAGYTYGPLLGLYSFGLFTRYKVKDAWVPYLAVIAPLISFFISSQSEKWFWGYKFGFELLILNGLLMFIGLWLVRLRSTDR; encoded by the coding sequence ATGGACTCAAATCTGGTATTAATTGTTATAACATTTTATTTTTTACTGTTGTTCCTTATTTCCTGGTTTACTTCAAGGGATTTAACCTCCGACACATTTTTTACCGGTGATAGAAAATCACCTTGGTTTTTAGTGGCTTTTGGAATGATAGGTGCATCGTTGTCAGGCGTTACTTTTATTTCAGTTCCCGGGGAAGTAGGTAATAGTAATTTCTATTATTTTCAATTGGTGTTAGGGTATACTGTAGGTTATGCAGTGATTGCCAAGCTGTTACTCCCTCTTTATTACAAGCTCAATTTAGTCTCGATATACGCATACTTGGAAGAGAGGTTTGGATTTTGGTCCTATAAGACTGGAGCTTTCTTTTTCATCTTATCTCGTACTTTGGGCTCTTCTATAAGAGTGTTCTTAGTGGCGGGCGTATTACAAATTATCTTATTTGATCAATGGGGTATTCCTTTCTGGGTTTCAGTGTTAATTACCGTTACACTCATTTGGTTGTATACCTTTAGAGGTGGGATAAAGACTGTGGTATGGACAGACACCTTGCAAACCTTCTTTATGCTTTTGGCTGTCTTGGTAAGTATTGTATTGGTGTCAAAGGAACTTAATATTACCGGAGTAGGTGATTTGATGGTAAAGGTATCGGAACAACCTTATTCAAAAATCTTTAATTGGGACTGGAAAAGTGGGACTAATTTTTTTAAGCAGTTTTTTTCCGGGATGTTTATTGTCATAGTAATGACCGGTCTGGATCAGGATATGATGCAAAAAAATCTAACATGTAGAAACCTGAAGGATGCCCAAAAAAATATGTTTTGGTTTACCAATATTTTGGTTTTGGTAAACCTTATTTTTTTGGCCCTAGGTGTACTATTGTACATGTATGCGGAAACCAACCAAATTGCCATCCCTGAACGAACAGATGATTTGTATCCCTTATTGGCTACATCTCATTTTTCTACTTTTGCTGGAATTGTTTTTGTTTTGGGGATAACTGCTGCAGCCTACAGCAGTGCCGACTCCACACTTACCGCTCTTACTACCTCCTTTTGCTATGATTTTCTTCAAATAGATAAAAATCCTGACAAAGAAAAAGCCTTGACCACTAGAAAAGCAGTGCATCTCGGATTTACTTTGTTAATGTTCTTTGTGATCTTATTATTTCGTTGGATTAACGATCAAAGTGTAATCAATGCGGTTTTTCTAATTGCAGGCTATACTTACGGACCCTTGTTGGGTCTTTATTCTTTCGGTTTATTTACCAGATACAAAGTGAAAGATGCTTGGGTGCCGTACTTGGCAGTAATAGCTCCATTGATTTCATTTTTTATTTCATCCCAGTCAGAAAAATGGTTTTGGGGGTATAAGTTTGGTTTTGAATTGTTGATATTAAACGGCTTGCTAATGTTTATCGGATTATGGTTAGTTAGATTAAGATCAACAGATCGATAG
- the thrA gene encoding bifunctional aspartate kinase/homoserine dehydrogenase I, giving the protein MKILKFGGSSIANLERIKNVLSIVKKASEDDQIAVVFSAFGGVTEDLLKCAHLAKENDLAYQALLLSLEKRHLQLVKDLIPVRKQSAVLTFVKVRFNELEDLFNGIFLIKEFSPRTSDYVVSFGERISTYVMAEALRENKISTHYLDAREVIRTNDRFGNAKVNFPTTNQLIYDYYSKNPGVLVVTGFVASTDKGETTTIGRSGSDYTAAIFAAALKADSLEIWTDVTGVMTADPRLVYSAITIPQLSYNEAMELSHFGAKVVFPATMQPAMKRKIPIYIKNTFQPEEEGTLICEKPENTKLIKGISSLNHISLLNVQGSGLVDVIGVSSRVFGTLAKADINVVLISQASSEHSICIAIKSENSDLAREVLENEFHYEILAGEMDKVQIMPNMSVIAVVGENMKHHPGASGRLFQALGRNNINVSAVAQGSSELNISAVIKQSDLQKGLNALHEAFFLSDNKVLHVFLIGVGLIGKTLISMIQNQLNKLQEDYMLDIKIHGLANSRFMAFDEDGFDLSSIPVPSSEDLPMDLTVFLNTMNSMNFSNSVLVDCTASQDVADTYERVLTSKVAIVTPNKKANSSSLENYKSLKKLSGQRNIKFLYETNVAAGLPVISTLQDLILSGDKVLKIEGVLSGSMNYIFSELSKGTPFSEVVTQAKEKGFTEPDPRDDLSGMDVARKILILGREAEQDLHFSDVSIQSMVPEDCQDIESVEEFLEKLKSHDPHFKSLVEEAKEKEETLRFMAVLENGKAEVGLKSVDKKHPFYSLEGSDNMILFTTERYHEFPMIIRGPGAGADVTAAGVFADIIRLGNYSR; this is encoded by the coding sequence ATGAAAATATTAAAATTTGGAGGTTCATCCATCGCCAATTTGGAAAGAATTAAGAATGTTCTTTCTATCGTAAAGAAAGCATCCGAAGATGATCAGATAGCAGTCGTGTTTTCGGCTTTTGGTGGTGTTACCGAAGACCTATTGAAGTGTGCTCATCTTGCCAAAGAAAATGACCTGGCATACCAAGCGCTTTTACTCTCCTTAGAAAAGCGCCATCTTCAACTTGTAAAGGATTTAATACCTGTAAGAAAGCAGTCTGCAGTATTGACCTTTGTAAAGGTCAGGTTCAATGAATTGGAAGATCTGTTTAATGGTATATTCTTGATTAAAGAGTTTTCTCCCAGAACCTCTGATTATGTCGTTAGTTTCGGTGAGCGAATTTCCACTTATGTTATGGCTGAGGCCTTACGTGAAAATAAAATCAGTACACATTATTTAGATGCCAGAGAAGTTATCAGAACCAATGACCGCTTTGGAAATGCCAAGGTAAATTTCCCTACAACCAATCAATTGATCTATGATTATTACAGCAAAAACCCTGGAGTTCTTGTTGTAACCGGTTTTGTGGCTTCTACCGATAAGGGAGAAACTACTACCATAGGAAGAAGTGGATCCGATTATACTGCAGCAATTTTTGCAGCGGCCCTGAAAGCCGATAGTTTGGAGATTTGGACTGATGTGACTGGTGTAATGACTGCAGATCCAAGGTTGGTTTATTCTGCCATCACCATCCCTCAATTGAGTTACAATGAAGCAATGGAACTTTCTCATTTTGGTGCCAAGGTGGTTTTCCCGGCAACCATGCAACCCGCGATGAAGAGAAAGATCCCAATTTATATCAAAAATACTTTCCAGCCGGAGGAGGAAGGTACCCTTATTTGTGAAAAACCGGAAAATACCAAGTTAATAAAAGGGATTTCATCCTTAAATCATATCAGCCTATTAAATGTTCAAGGTTCAGGTTTAGTAGATGTGATTGGGGTAAGTAGTAGAGTTTTTGGAACATTGGCTAAAGCAGATATCAATGTTGTCTTAATTAGTCAAGCATCCTCAGAACATAGTATCTGTATTGCAATAAAAAGTGAAAATTCAGATCTGGCTCGTGAGGTTTTGGAGAATGAGTTTCATTATGAAATACTTGCCGGTGAGATGGACAAAGTTCAAATCATGCCCAACATGTCTGTAATTGCTGTGGTAGGTGAAAACATGAAACACCACCCGGGAGCAAGCGGGAGGCTTTTCCAAGCTCTGGGGAGAAACAATATTAACGTTTCGGCAGTGGCTCAGGGAAGTTCAGAACTAAATATCTCTGCAGTAATTAAACAGTCTGACCTGCAAAAAGGCCTAAACGCATTGCATGAGGCCTTTTTCCTTTCTGACAATAAAGTATTGCACGTTTTTCTGATTGGAGTTGGGCTTATCGGTAAGACCTTGATTTCAATGATTCAAAATCAATTGAATAAATTGCAAGAGGATTATATGCTGGATATCAAGATCCATGGACTTGCGAATTCTCGTTTTATGGCTTTTGATGAAGATGGCTTTGATCTTAGTTCCATTCCTGTCCCTTCTAGCGAAGACTTACCCATGGACCTTACTGTATTTTTGAATACAATGAACAGTATGAACTTTTCCAATTCTGTATTGGTAGATTGTACTGCAAGCCAAGATGTGGCAGATACCTACGAAAGGGTTCTTACTTCTAAGGTGGCTATTGTTACACCCAATAAAAAAGCCAATTCAAGTTCTTTGGAAAACTACAAATCTTTGAAGAAACTCTCAGGCCAAAGAAATATCAAGTTTCTTTATGAAACCAATGTAGCTGCAGGACTACCGGTTATCAGTACCCTACAAGATCTTATATTAAGTGGAGACAAAGTGCTCAAAATAGAAGGTGTGCTAAGTGGTTCAATGAATTATATCTTTAGCGAGTTGAGCAAAGGTACTCCCTTTAGTGAAGTGGTAACTCAAGCCAAGGAAAAAGGATTTACTGAACCGGATCCAAGAGATGACCTAAGCGGGATGGATGTAGCGAGAAAAATTCTAATATTAGGCAGAGAAGCGGAACAAGATTTACATTTTTCGGATGTAAGTATTCAGAGTATGGTTCCTGAGGACTGCCAAGATATTGAATCGGTAGAGGAATTTTTGGAAAAGTTAAAATCGCATGATCCCCACTTCAAGAGTTTGGTTGAGGAAGCCAAGGAAAAAGAAGAAACCCTTAGGTTTATGGCTGTATTAGAGAATGGTAAGGCTGAAGTAGGATTAAAATCTGTTGACAAAAAGCATCCATTTTATTCTTTGGAAGGAAGTGACAATATGATTTTGTTTACAACAGAAAGGTACCACGAGTTTCCTATGATCATAAGAGGGCCTGGTGCAGGAGCAGATGTGACCGCGGCAGGCGTATTTGCAGATATTATTAGGTTAGGTAATTATTCAAGATAA